In Narcine bancroftii isolate sNarBan1 chromosome 7, sNarBan1.hap1, whole genome shotgun sequence, the sequence GGCCACTGCTGGAAACAAGCCTGATCGTCCGGAGTCAATGGGCATTTTATGGTCGGAGACGAGTGCCTGGGGCTGCCCAGCGTCAGAAGCGAAGGAGCGGCTCCGAGCAGCAGGGAGCCTCCGGCTGTCAGTACCGGCAGCTGGGCAAGTCGCGACGTGGAGCCGCTCCTGCCGTACATTTCGCCGATCAACCTCTTCATCTCCTCCAGCGAGCTGGTGAGCATCAGGATGTAGTTCCTGGCCAGCAAGAGAGTGGCGATTTTGGACAGTTTCCTCACCGACGGCCCGTGAGCGTAAGGCATAACTTCCCGGAGCGCATCCATGGCCACGTTGAGGTCGTGCATCCTCTTACGCTCCCTGCTGTTGATCTTCTTACGGAGTAGGAACTGCTCGTCCTCGGATAGGTCCTTCTTGCTCTTGGTTTTGGCGGACGGAGTGGGACTGGGCGACTCGTCGGGCGAATGTGACCGATCCACAGGGTCGACCTTGTGAGGAATGTTGTACAAGGTGGACGTGACTACCAGCAGTTCGTTTGGTGTCGACTTCAGCAACTCGCTCATGGTCTGAAGTCCAGAGTCAGTCTCCGGACGGGATATGATTAATATTTGAGCAAACAGACCCCTCGTTCAGGTTTGCAGTTGGCTTCCTTCGATCCTCGCGGGCACCAGGGAAGAACCCGGTCCGCTGGGTCTACCGGCTTTCTTTTAATGCTCAATGTGTGAGAGTCTCTGAGGAGTTTGGCGACAGTCAAAGCTGAAGTAAACCTGGCACTGGCAAAAGAGTGAAGGCATTTAACAGGGAATGGATGAGAATAAGCCAATTACAACCAAGGCACAGTCGCTGATCAACGCGATTGGTACAAAGTTCTTTCAATGAGAAGTCTCGTAGAGCTCCCTCTGCGCCCTCCCCTTCTTAAATCAAGATATCTctattttcttttacaatttgaaaacaatatttatgttTATTCAGCTATTGCGAGATCttttgaccccccccccttctccttgTTGTGTCGTTTTTGTTCCACAGACCTCTTTGCCCTTGCGTCCATT encodes:
- the LOC138739766 gene encoding oligodendrocyte transcription factor 3-like, coding for MSELLKSTPNELLVVTSTLYNIPHKVDPVDRSHSPDESPSPTPSAKTKSKKDLSEDEQFLLRKKINSRERKRMHDLNVAMDALREVMPYAHGPSVRKLSKIATLLLARNYILMLTSSLEEMKRLIGEMYGRSGSTSRLAQLPVLTAGGSLLLGAAPSLLTLGSPRHSSPTIKCPLTPDDQACFQQWPGSPCACAACRFHCIPSSLNAPSLQARFPK